The Candidatus Tumulicola sp. region TTGATCAACAAAGCGTCGCCTTGTCCACCGCCCGAACAAATCGACGCAATTCCGTATCCGCCGCCGCGTTTGCGCAACTGATTGATCAGGGTTCCGACGATGCGCGTTCCGGACGCGCCGATCGGATGGCCCATCGCGACCGCACCGCCGAAGCGGTTGATGTTGATCTCGTCCAGGCCGAGATGGCGAGCCGATGTGATTGCGACGGCCGAAAACGCCTCGTTGATTTCCCACACAGCGATGTCGTCGCGCGTGAGGCCGGCGCGATCGAGCATTTTCTGCGCGGCCATCGCGGGCGTGATGCAGATGTACGGCGAGTCCCACGCCACGTCGGCATGATCCAACACCGTAGCGAGCACTTCGCGTCCGTGCTGGGCTGCGTAACCCGCATCGGCCAGGATCATCGCTGCCGCGCCGTCGTTGACGCCCGGCGCGTTGGCTGCCGTAATCGTACCGCCCGGATCGAGCGGGCGCAGTTTTGCCATCGCTTCCGCGCTGGCATCCGTGCGTACCGATTCATCGCGGTCGACCGTCGTCGAGGCTTCATTGCCGGTGACGAACGGAGCGTATTTTTCGTAATCTAGCGTGAACTGTTCGGATGGTTGATGATCCCACATACGATTCGAACCGCCTCCGACCGAGGCCGGGACGCGAACCTGGCCGCGACGCGGGAGCGCGTCGACCACAACTTTTCCGCGCGACTTGGTCGCGACGCGAACGGGAACGATTTCGGCATCGAAGTGACCCGCGGCGTGCGTTTCGGCCGCGCGTTGATGGCTTGCAAGCGCGAAACGATCTTGATCTTCGCGTGATAAACCGAGTTCGGTAGCGACTAGATTTCCTTGCGACGACATCGTCATCGGAAAATATTGATCCCACAGTCCGTCGTAGACCATCGCGTCGACCAGCTCGCCGTTACCGAAGCGGTATCCGAACCGTGCGCTGCGCAGCAGATACGGCGCGTTCGACATCGACTCCATGCCGCCGGCGGCGACGACCGTACGCGCTCCGGCGTTGATCGACCGCATCGCGTACGCGATCGCGACGAGACCCGACGCGCAAACTTTGTTGACCGTTTCGGCGGTTACGGTTTTCGCAAGGCCGGATTTAAAGATCACTTGGCGAGCCGGATTTTGTCCCGCACCGGCTTGCAGCACTTGACCGAAAATGGCGTGGTCGACGTCGCTCGGATCGATGCCCGCGCGCTCGATGGCTGCCGCCAACGCGACCGCGCCGAGCGTCGTGGCCTCGAGCGGAGCGAGACCGCCGCCGAGCTTACCGAATGGCGTGCGAGCGGTCGAGAGGACGACCGCTTTGGATGACGTGGAATTCATAACCGAGTCGGCTTCGCCCGGCTCGAGGTCCGCCCCTCGCCCTTGGTTATGACGGCCTTAATGCGCGACCACGACCGGACAGTTGTCGCATTCGAACTGTACCGTCACATGCCCGATACGAAAGTCCCGCTTCAGACATTCGTCGATTTCGCGCAATATCGTGGCCGCCTCGCTGATTCGCCGGTCCTCGAGCAACACGTGTGCGGACAGGGCATACGACGAGCTGCCGATCGACCAAACGTGCAGATCGTGCAAGCCGCCGACGCCCGCTATCCGCCGTAGCCGCGCTTCCACTGCGTCCGGGTCGAGGCCCGGCGGAACGCTTTCGAGCAAGACGTCGACGGCCTCGCGCATCAATCGGAAGACACCGGCCACGATCATCGCTGCGACGAGCAACGAAAGCGCGGGATCGATCCAGGCGCGATGCGTAAGCGCGATCGCGACGCCGCCGATGACGACGGCGATCGCACCGAGTGCGTCGCCCAGCACGTGAAATAGTGCGCCGCGCACGTTGACATCGTGTTCTCCGCGTTCGCGCAACGCCAGCGCCGCAACGGCGTTCAAGATCAAGCCGACGGCCGCGACGATCGTCATGATCGTCGTTTGCGGCTGCACCGGCACAGAAAAACGACGGGCCGCTTCGAATGCGATAACGACGGTCGCGACCAGCAACAGCGTCCCGTTGACGAGGGCGCCGAGAATTTCGATGCGCCCGTATCCAAACGTGCGCCGCACGTCGGCCGGCCGCGCGGCCGCGATGGATGCGGCGAGCGCCAAAACCAATGCGAAAATATCGGTGCAGACGTGCACTGCATCGGTCGTCAACGCCAAGCTGTGCGAACGAATTCCGCCCCAAAACTCCAGCGCCGCCACCGCGATGGAGGCAGCCAGCGCGATCGTTAACCCGCGGCGTGCCGACACGAAGAAGCCTCGCCTATTCTCTCGTTTTAAATGCGAGGACGGCCAACATTGCTGCGAAGGTGACGAACGTTCGCGTTTCCGCACTGCGGATAACCTCAGGCCGCCACGCGCCCCGGCCCTCATCCCACGGTGTCGTACGCGGAAGTAGCGGCGGTACGTTTTCGCGGTACCGGTTGAACTCGTGACCGAACTCGCCGAGCAGAAACTGCTCTTCATGCGGTACGATCGTCGCGTACACGCCGGCCATTACGCCGAGCGACGCGGCGATCGCTGCGATTCGCCGGCCCGGCCGAAGCCCACCGGTGAACGCGATCGCGAATCCGGCCGCAGTGATAAAATTGCCGACGTACAGCGGATTCCGTACGTAGGCGTACGGCCCGGCCGAAACGAGCTCGGGCGCTTCGACCTTGTCGCCACGGGTCGTGACACCCGAATAACCGACGGCCCAGCAGCGGAGCAGTTCGCCGGCGATGGCGAGCGGAATTCCGACGCGGGCGCTGGCGCGCGTCGGCTTACCGGTGAGTGCTAGGAGGACGGCCGGCAGCGCTAAGAGCGTGCCCCGATTTTTGAAAACGAACGCCTGCACGCTTTCGGGTGAATCTGCCATATGCGGGCCTTACGAACTCTCGCCGGGTTTTCCCGGCACGGCCGAGCGGTAGATGTCACGCAGCGATTGCGACAGTGGAATCGCCGGATGCCAGCCGGTCGCCGCTTCGAGTTTCTGCGCGCTACCCACAAAAACCGGAACGTCGAGCGGGCGCATCCGTTCGGGATCCTCGCGCACTTCGACCGGAACCCCAGCGATGGCGATGAGCTCGCGCAAGACGTCGCGCACGGTTCGGCCGGCGCCGCTGCATACGTTGTAGATTTCACCGGACGTACCGTCGCGCGCTAACGCGACGTATGCCGCGACGACGTCGCGCACGTCCAGAAAGTCGCGCACGGCGTTGAGATTACCAACCATGAGGACCGGCGAGGACGCGCCTCCGGCGATCGTCGCCAGTTGCCGCGCAAAGCTAGGAACCACGAATCGTTCGTTCTGTCCGGGCCCGATGTGATTGAACGCGCGAGCAACGACGACGTCGAGGCCGAAGCAACGGCTTTCCGCCAACAAGACGGCTTCGGCGCCGGCCTTACTCGCGGCATACGGCGTCGCCGGCGCCGGCAGCGTCGATTCGCGCAACGGCATCTCGCCGGCCGAACGCGCCCCGTATACTTCGGCCGAACTCGTAAAGAGAATGCGCGGCATCGCGCGCCCGTCCGCATAGGCGCGCACTGCCGAAGCGAGATGCGCCGTGCCGACGACATTCGTTCGATACGTCGCGACCGGCGACGCGAACGATTCGGGAACGAACGTCTGTGCCGCCAAATGAAAGACCAGATCGGGGCGCGCGATGTCGAGGGCCGCGGCAATCGCGGCCGGATCGTCGAGATCCAACGCGAACACGTCCGGCCCGTCGTGCGGACCACCGCACGCGAACACCGAAGCACCGCCGGCTTCCAATGCCGCGGTGAGGTAACGGCCGACAAAACCGGTCGCGCCGGTGACGAGCGTACGCATCGCGAAGCGACGCTAAACCGTCGAGCGTTCCGACAGGCGGTCGATATCGGCTTCGACCATCATTTGCACCAACTGCTCGAACGTTACGTCCGGCGTCCAGCCCAACTGCCGGGCGGCTTTGCCCGCATCGCCGATCAACAAATCGACTTCGGCGGGACGGACGAAACGCGGATCGGTGAAGACGTACGGCTCGTACGAGCCGAGCCCCGCAGCCTCGAACGCGATGCGAACGAAGTCGCGAACGCTATGCGTGCGACCGGTCGCGATCACGTAATCGTCCGGTTCGTCGGCCTGCAGCATCATCCACATCGCCCGGACGTAATCGCCGGCAAAGCCCCAATCGCGCTGCGCGTCCAGGTTTCCCAAGCGCAGTTCGCGGGTCAGCCCCAATCGGATGCGCGCCACGCCGTCGGTAATCTTGCGGGTGACGAATTCCAATCCGCGACGCGGCGATTCGTGATTGAACAGGATGCCGCTG contains the following coding sequences:
- a CDS encoding cation diffusion facilitator family transporter: MSARRGLTIALAASIAVAALEFWGGIRSHSLALTTDAVHVCTDIFALVLALAASIAAARPADVRRTFGYGRIEILGALVNGTLLLVATVVIAFEAARRFSVPVQPQTTIMTIVAAVGLILNAVAALALRERGEHDVNVRGALFHVLGDALGAIAVVIGGVAIALTHRAWIDPALSLLVAAMIVAGVFRLMREAVDVLLESVPPGLDPDAVEARLRRIAGVGGLHDLHVWSIGSSSYALSAHVLLEDRRISEAATILREIDECLKRDFRIGHVTVQFECDNCPVVVAH
- a CDS encoding thiolase family protein, which gives rise to MNSTSSKAVVLSTARTPFGKLGGGLAPLEATTLGAVALAAAIERAGIDPSDVDHAIFGQVLQAGAGQNPARQVIFKSGLAKTVTAETVNKVCASGLVAIAYAMRSINAGARTVVAAGGMESMSNAPYLLRSARFGYRFGNGELVDAMVYDGLWDQYFPMTMSSQGNLVATELGLSREDQDRFALASHQRAAETHAAGHFDAEIVPVRVATKSRGKVVVDALPRRGQVRVPASVGGGSNRMWDHQPSEQFTLDYEKYAPFVTGNEASTTVDRDESVRTDASAEAMAKLRPLDPGGTITAANAPGVNDGAAAMILADAGYAAQHGREVLATVLDHADVAWDSPYICITPAMAAQKMLDRAGLTRDDIAVWEINEAFSAVAITSARHLGLDEININRFGGAVAMGHPIGASGTRIVGTLINQLRKRGGGYGIASICSGGGQGDALLIKVE
- a CDS encoding GDP-mannose 4,6-dehydratase gives rise to the protein MRTLVTGATGFVGRYLTAALEAGGASVFACGGPHDGPDVFALDLDDPAAIAAALDIARPDLVFHLAAQTFVPESFASPVATYRTNVVGTAHLASAVRAYADGRAMPRILFTSSAEVYGARSAGEMPLRESTLPAPATPYAASKAGAEAVLLAESRCFGLDVVVARAFNHIGPGQNERFVVPSFARQLATIAGGASSPVLMVGNLNAVRDFLDVRDVVAAYVALARDGTSGEIYNVCSGAGRTVRDVLRELIAIAGVPVEVREDPERMRPLDVPVFVGSAQKLEAATGWHPAIPLSQSLRDIYRSAVPGKPGESS
- a CDS encoding isoprenylcysteine carboxylmethyltransferase family protein codes for the protein MADSPESVQAFVFKNRGTLLALPAVLLALTGKPTRASARVGIPLAIAGELLRCWAVGYSGVTTRGDKVEAPELVSAGPYAYVRNPLYVGNFITAAGFAIAFTGGLRPGRRIAAIAASLGVMAGVYATIVPHEEQFLLGEFGHEFNRYRENVPPLLPRTTPWDEGRGAWRPEVIRSAETRTFVTFAAMLAVLAFKTRE